CTTCACCACGTCAGACCCGACCCACACCAAACAACTGGCTATTCAAGCCAATGAAGTCGGTGTCGGGTACATGGACGCAGGCATGACGGGTGGTGGTGCTAAAGGGGCCGATGACGGCACAATGACCTTGATGATCGGCGGACCGGTTGAGCTGTTTGAGGCCTCACAACCTGTGCTGAACTCTTGCGCTGGTGAACTAATTTATCTTGGGCCGTCTGGGGCAGGGCACACGATGAAGGTGGTTCACAACCTCATTACACACACCAACTTTCTGGCCTGTTCCGAGGCAGGGCAACTGGCCGAGGCGGCGGGTATCGACCTCGCAGATATGATCAAGGTGTTTAACGCCGGAAATGCCCGCAGCTTTATATCCGAGCGCCGCTTTCCAGATCATATCCTCTCGGAAACATGGGATGGCCGTTCGCGCATTTTCAATTTGCGCAAAGATGTTGGAATGGCGGTCTCGCTGTCCAAAGAAGTCGGAAGCCCGATGCGGATCGGGCATCAGACGCTCGCATGGATTCAAGCGGCAGTTGATGCGGGAATGGAAGAAGAAGATTTCACACGGATGTATCCAGCGTTGGGCGACTTGGCGGACAAGTAAGTCGCGCGAGCAAGCGCCACGGCGGCACTAAAGTATGTTCACGAGGGTCAGACGTAGGCCAAGCGCGAGGATCGTCCAGAGAAGGGCCGTGCGAAAGACACGTTCGCTTAGCTTTGGTCTGATCCAAGCGCCAATTCGAAATCCAGCCAGCGAGACAAACACCGCACAGATCGAAAGCGAGAGCGTGACGTTGTTTAGGACGCTGGCAGTCGACAATCCGGCGACAAGTCCGACGCCGCTGGTAAAAAACATGAAGCCAGCCGCTGCCATGAATTCTTCGCGCGGCATCTTCAACGCAACCGCGTAAACCATCACCGGGGCCGTCACAGCAGCAATTCCGCCAATCACACCTGAGACAATCCCGACACCGATTTGCCAGTGCGGGCTTTCCTTTGCCGGAATGTTGAGTTTGAACAACGACGACAAGGCGAACAGCGTCAGTGACAGGCCAACGATAATGTTGATCCAGCGGCTGGGGACATCGGCGGCAAGCTGCGCGACGATAAAGGTGGTGACGAGGATCACACTGCCCGCAAGCAAGAACCGGCGCACAATGGGCTGCCAGCCTTTGACAGTGAAAAACTGCATGAAATTTGTCAGTAAGATCGGGATTGCAAGAATAGCGACACCAAAGGACGAGTCGATAAAGATCGGAAATACAGACATCGCGAAGGCCGGGAACCCGACACCGAGTGACCCCTTAATCGTCCCTGCAATCAAGAAAACGATCATGATCGCAACCATAATGATCGGTGAGGGGAAGCCTGTAATCATTGTGCCTGCTTTGCTGCGTATACTTCGAACAATGATGCCGTATCATGCGTTTTCAACCGTTCGCGTGCGCCACTTAATGGACCGCTCGCGCAAACTTCAAATCCCGCGGCAATGAGGTTTTTCGCATAAAAAGATCCCATGATAGCTAATCCGATAATGCCAACGCGCTCGGCCATTCTAGTCTCCGTTACCGCTTAAATTCGGTGTTGATAGCTTGCCGGGACCCAACGGTATTTGTCACCGCCGCGCTCGATATAACCAATGGAAGGGAAGGGCATGTGGTGGCCTGCAACCAAAATTCCGTCGGTGTGAACCATATCCAACACGCGCTTACGCGTCGCGATAGCCATGTCTTTGTCGTCGTCAAACCCGACGGGGCTGTCAGGGTGTTCAACTGAATAAACGTAATGGTTTGCAACGTCGCCCCAGACAAGCGCGCGGTCTCCGCCGCTCTCAAGGTGATACATCATATGGCCAAGCGAATGCCCGAAGGCCGCCATGGCCGTCACACCGCTGCACACTTCGCTGCCGTCTTCGAGAAAGGTGAATTGATCCGCTAAAGGCGCGATGATCTTGAGAAAAAGATCGCGATTTTGCGCGCGCTGCGGAGGGATCGATGCGCCGCTGAACCATTCATCAAATTCACGGCGGCCAATCATCAATTGTGCGTTCGGAAAGGCGGGTTTCCCATCTTCAAGTAAGCCACCGATATGATCAGGGTGCATGTGGGTGAAGGCGATGACGTCGATGTCTTCGGGTGCGTATCCGGCCAGCGCTAGGTTTTGGCGCAAATTCCCGGCCCCTTTGTCACGGCCCATTGCGCCAAATCCGGTATCAAACAACACCAATTTAGAACCGGTATTGACCAGCGTCGGAGTGAAACCGTTTTCGATTTGCGTCGCGGGAAGGTGTGCTGCGGCCGATATTTGCGCAATGTCTTCAGCGTTATGATCCAACAAAAAGGGCGGGCTAACTTCCATCGTTAGAGCACCGTCGCGCACGGTCGTGACGTCGGTCTCTCCGACAGTGACGCGATGGATCGGGTGCAGATACGAACCATGTAAAGGGGCAGGCATAAGTGATTCCTTTTGTCGTCGCTTCTCTGGCTTTCTGACGTTTTAAGTTGCTTGCTGAGTTTTAATGTATCCACTTAAATGGTCAACCATTGTTGGAAATTATTTGATTGAATCAGAGACTTCGTAAAGTAAATTAATAGAATAGTTGCCAAGTGTTGTACTGAAGTGCTTAGCTAGCCTTAGTTAAACTTTCTACATTGGTCAACCAATTTGCCGGAAAAGGGTTAGAATGCCATTCATTGAACCACTGAAGATCGACGCAACTGATGAGGCGCAGGCGGATATCGCGTGGCTTGCCTCTGCCACCGGCTTTACCGCCAATTCGATGCTAACCCTGTCCTACCGCCCCGAGATTGCAAAAGCCGTACTTGACCTGATCCGTGCTGTGGTTCGAACGCCAGATGGCACGGTCGATCCTGCACTGCGTTGGATGGTGGCCCACGTCACCAGCTTGTCCAACGGATGCAGCTACTGTTCCGCGCATACGTTCAAGAACGGCGCTGATAATGGGGTGCCGCAAGACAAGCTGGACGCGATCTGGGATTTCGAAACGTCGGATCTGTTTTCATCCGCCGAACGGGTGGCCTTGCGGATCGCGATGACGGGCGGACAGTGCCCATCCTACGCCACGCCCGAAGATATGGCGGAGCTACGTACGTATTTTTCAGATGCGCAAGTGGTTGAGATCGGGGCGGTGATTGCATTGTTCGGATTTAACAATCGCTGGAATGCCTTGATGGCCACTGACGTGGAGCCAGAGGTGACCGATTTCCTGGAGGAGAGGAAATACAAGGGAGCAAAAGAAGCGCGGACAACCGACTGAATTGAGTAAACCGCGCCTTCGAAAAACTGACAACAAAAGGGAGAGAGAGATGAACGATAATAAGAAAGCCGGCCTAAACCGCCGAGGATTTATTTCGGGTGCTGCGGGCGTAGCGGGCCTGTCAGCGATGCATATTACAATCGCGAACACCGCACATGCACAAACCTATCCGGGGCGTCCGATTACGCTGGTGGTTATGTATTCTGCTGGTGGTGGCACGGACACGATCATGCGCAAGCTTGCTGAAGAAATGGCAGCTGCGAAAGGGTGGACGATCAACGTAGCCAACCGCCCGGGCGCGGTTGGTGGTGTTGCGACCCAGTTCGTTGGGGCTGCGCGTCCGGACGGCTACACGCTGCTCGGTGGTGCCAATTACAACCGCTTCGTGCGCGTGCTTGGTCATGCCGAATTTACGCCGTGGGAAGACTGGATTTCCATGAAGGCTGCAAATGCGTTGGCCAGCTGGTCGGTGCGTGCAGACAGCCCGTTCCAGACGATGGAAGACGTTATCGAAGCAGCGCGGGCGAACCCAGGTTCTGTTTCGATTTCCACATCAGGCACCGGTGGCGTGTGGCATGAATTGGCACTGATCGTTGCAAACATCGCAGGTGTTGAGCTGAAGTACGTGCCGTACCAAGGCGGCAAGCCTGCGACATTGGCGGGCCTTCAGGGTGAGACAGATATCTCCGGTGGTGGCTTGCACGAACACATCGATCTGATCCGTGCTGGCGAGATGCGTAACTTGACGCAAACAAGCGGGGACGACATCACGTTGGATGACGGACAGGTTCTACGTTCGATCGCTACGATCCTGCCTGAAAGTCGCAGCATTCTGCCTGTTGGCGCGACCTACAACTTCATGTTCCGTCGCGATCTGCCTGCGGAAATCCAACAAGAAATCGTCGACGGGTTCCGCGCTGCGGCAAACTCTGACGGCTTCAAAGAGCTGGTCGACTCCAAGTTCTTCCAGCTTGACGTGAAGGTTGGCGAAGAAGCTGACCGTGAGGGTGCTTTGATGGAAACGATCACCACGGATATTTTCAACCGCAATCAGGAACAGATCGGTGCCGAAGTCAAAACGGCCGAAGAGCTTGGCCTGCCTGCGCCTGAAGATTTCGACAGCTGGTGGCCGCCGCAAGGCTACACACCGCCATCTTTTACCTAAGGTTCTTCCTGAAACCGACCGAGGTAGACGATCGCCTCGGTCGGTTTAAATTCCACTAAAAGCTTATGAAGGCGATGACATGAGTCAGGCTGACAACAATCAAGTTGTGTTCGAAGGCGAGGACGGCAACGCAGGATATGCCTCACCTGCATTGGATCTTATCGCGACAGCATTTTTGCTGGGGCTTTCTGTTTTGGTGCTAGTGGCATCATGGCGCTTGCCGGTTCCAGGGACGTGGACTACTGCGCCGGGGCTTTTGCCGTTCCTGACAGCCGGATCGTTGGCGATCATGGCGGTTCTGCTCGGAATCTCAGCGATTGTCCGGCGTCGCGACGGAACGCCCCTATGGGACGAAACCTCGCGAGACCGCAGCGAAGATGCACGCGCCATCGTTTTGGTTGTCGCAGTTGCAGTCTACGTCGGCGCGCTTCAGGGGTTGGCGTTCCAATACTATTTTGACATCGGATCGATTCCGATGGTGCTCAGCGCGTTCGAGCCCGTGACGATCATCGCGCTGTCCGCAATCATTCACATTTTCTGGCGCGGTCCGTTGTGGATTACCTCGCTCGTTTCAATCGGCTGGACCCTGACGTTGTCATTGGTGTTCCAAAAAGTGTTCAGCATCCCCTTGCCGGGAGGGTTTTGAGCCATGATTGAAACCATCCAACAATTGGTTACGCCATGGCTGATGATCATGACGTTGTCCGGCGTTTGCCTGGGTATTATCTGGGGAGCCTTACCAGGCCTATCAACGACGATGGCGATGGGGCTGTTGATCGGCTTGTCCGCTGGCATGTCGCAAGACGCATCGATCTGTTTCATGCTCGGTGTATATACCGGCAGCGTCTTTGGTGGTGCGATTTCAGCCGTGCTCATCAACATTCCGGGAACGCCGGACGCCGTGCCAACCATGATCGAGGGGCACCAACTGGCGCAACGCGGCGAAGGTGGTCAGGCTCTTGGAATGGCGATTGCCGCGTCCTTTGTCGGCGGCACGGTCGGGATCATTCTGCTGGTGACGCTTATCCCTGTCATCCTGACGTTCGCCTTGAACTTCAAAAGCTGGGAGATGTTCTGGCTCGCCGTTATTGGGATTCTTGTGTCCGGTTCTATGGCGGCGGGAACCATGCCGCTCAAGGGTTGGATCGCGGGCTGGCTTGGAATGCTCGTGGCCTTCGTCGGGTTGGAAACCATCCATGCGGTACCGCGCTTCACGCTGGGCAGCTTCGCTCTGTTTGACGGTATTTCCTATGTCGCCGTGTTGATCGGACTGTTTGGTCTGGCCGAGATCTTTCGAACTTTGCCGTCAAAAGATATCACAGCCATTCCCGACAATGTTGGGCGGATCATTCCACCGTTGCGGATTTTGGCGAAGTTCACTCCGTCTGCGATCCGTTCTGGTGTGCTTGGGACATTCATCGGTGCCATTCCAGGGGCAGGGGCCAATGTGGCATCCTTCCTCGCCTATGACATCGGCAAACGCCGCGCGTCGCCTGCGGAAAAGGCCAAGTGGGGCAAGGGTAGCTATGAAGCGCTCGTCTGTGCTGAAACAGCCAACAATGCCAATATTGGCGGGTCTATGTTGCCCACGTTGGCGCTTGGTATTCCTGGCAATGCGGCTGCGGCGGCATTGCTGGCGGCGCTGACGTTAAAAAACGTGTCCGTTGGCCCGACGATCGAAATCGACCACCCGGGTCTGATTTATTTCATCTACGGTGCCCTCTTTATCGCCAATGTGATGATGTATTTGGCGGCGTTTGCCCTGATTGGGCCGTGCGTGAAGCTGTTCAGCCTGCCGCGCGGCATCCTTATGCCGCTGATCATTCCGGTCTGCGTGATCGGTGCTTATGCGGTGAAGCTTTCAATCTTTGATGTCTGGATCATGTTTGGTGCCGGATTGGCGGGGTGGTTGCTTGCGGTGTTCAAGTTCCCCGTCGCGCCAATCGTACTGGGGGTCATTTTGGCGCCGTTGGCAGACGAAAACCTGCGCAGGTCTCTGTTCGTCTTTGAGGGCAAATCATGGACGTTCGTGGCGTCGCAATGGATCGGAACCATCTTGATGCTGTTCACGGCAATCGTGGTGATCGAAGGAATTTTAAGAGCTATGCGGGCAGGTCGCGCCATCGACGAAGACGCCCAGCTAACAGGAGAACAAGATGGCTAAACAACAGAGAAAAGAGATCGGTCTTGCAGTTATTGGATGTGGTACGATTGGACGGATCCGCGCGGAATTTGCGCGTGCTTATCCTGGTGTCGGGTGGATCGGGGTTTGTGACATCAAATCCGATCTGGGCCACAAGTTGCGCGATGATGTCGATGCGGATTTCTTCACCAACGACTACAAAGAGCTCCTCAACCGCCCTGAGGTAACGGCGACGATCATCGCAACGGATGAAAACTTTCACTTCGATCCGACGATGCTTGCGATTGAAAAGGGGCATGACCTTTTCATTGAGAAACCACTCGCAACGGATGCGCGCCAATCGGCAAAGATCCTTGAAGCGATAGAGGCGAACAACATCGATGCCGTTGTCGGCTACACGCAACGGTTCCGCCGTCGTTTCCTTGCCATTAAGGAAAAACTCACAACAGGGCAGATCGGGGATGTGCATTCGGTCGTCACGCGCGCGTTTATGAACCGAATGGTGCCGATCGCCACGGTGCGCCGCACGCAGGACCGCGCAACGTTGACGCCGATGGTGGTCTCGGGAACGCACAGTCTGGATATGTCGATGTGGCTGATGGAGGGCAAAGTACCGAAATCAGTCTTCGCCCAATCCAGCGACAAAGTCCTAAGCGAATGGGGCACCAAAGATTCGACTTTTGGCGTGTTCACGATGGAAGACGGCACAATCTGGTCGATGAATATTTCATGGGCTTTGCCCGAAGTTTGGCCCGGTTCTGTTTACGGGCTTGAGATAGGAATCGTCGGCACTGACGGGGTTATCGATATCGAAGACACGCACCGCGATGTGGTCTTGGCCAGTAATCACGAACAGGGTGGTGGCTATGTGCCAGATGGGTACAATCCACCACCACGACACGTTGATTTCTTGACCAGCTATCCCCCCGGTGATCTGCACAACGGACAGCTTTGGGGGCCGATGCGCGAAGAGACAAATTCGTGGTTCCAACGTATTTATGCCGGGCAAGAAACGCCCCACGCTACGGCGGCTGACGGGCATCGCAATCTGTTGATGACGATGGCGATGGATGTCTCGGCTAAACGCGGCGTTCCTGTCGCGTTACCCGCTGATCCGGAAGAATTGATGAGGGAACTGACTGGATGACAATCGAAATTACGTTTGGCGGGTATCAGGGGGACAACTCTGTACACACCCGCGGTGCACGATCCCTTGCCGAGGCCGTTGAGCGGCTTTCTGACGGCGCCGCGCGGATCAAGTTTCGCCAAAATATCGTGGAAGATGGCCATAAGGCGTCCGACCTTTTGTCGATGACAGAAAGCGGTGAGCTGGACGGGTGCTATTTCTCGTCGAGCTATCTGGCAAGCCGAGTTCCTGAACTGGCGTTGTTTGACCAGCATTTTGCTGTTCCGTCACGGGCGCATGCCTACGGTGTTTTGGATGGATCGTTGGGACAACGCTTGAAGCAAGAAGTTGAAGCCAAGACCGGATATTCAGTCATGGGATATTGGGACAATGGGTTGCGCCATATTTCGTCG
This Octadecabacter temperatus DNA region includes the following protein-coding sequences:
- a CDS encoding tripartite tricarboxylate transporter TctB family protein; the protein is MSQADNNQVVFEGEDGNAGYASPALDLIATAFLLGLSVLVLVASWRLPVPGTWTTAPGLLPFLTAGSLAIMAVLLGISAIVRRRDGTPLWDETSRDRSEDARAIVLVVAVAVYVGALQGLAFQYYFDIGSIPMVLSAFEPVTIIALSAIIHIFWRGPLWITSLVSIGWTLTLSLVFQKVFSIPLPGGF
- a CDS encoding Bug family tripartite tricarboxylate transporter substrate binding protein, with product MNDNKKAGLNRRGFISGAAGVAGLSAMHITIANTAHAQTYPGRPITLVVMYSAGGGTDTIMRKLAEEMAAAKGWTINVANRPGAVGGVATQFVGAARPDGYTLLGGANYNRFVRVLGHAEFTPWEDWISMKAANALASWSVRADSPFQTMEDVIEAARANPGSVSISTSGTGGVWHELALIVANIAGVELKYVPYQGGKPATLAGLQGETDISGGGLHEHIDLIRAGEMRNLTQTSGDDITLDDGQVLRSIATILPESRSILPVGATYNFMFRRDLPAEIQQEIVDGFRAAANSDGFKELVDSKFFQLDVKVGEEADREGALMETITTDIFNRNQEQIGAEVKTAEELGLPAPEDFDSWWPPQGYTPPSFT
- a CDS encoding Gfo/Idh/MocA family protein encodes the protein MAKQQRKEIGLAVIGCGTIGRIRAEFARAYPGVGWIGVCDIKSDLGHKLRDDVDADFFTNDYKELLNRPEVTATIIATDENFHFDPTMLAIEKGHDLFIEKPLATDARQSAKILEAIEANNIDAVVGYTQRFRRRFLAIKEKLTTGQIGDVHSVVTRAFMNRMVPIATVRRTQDRATLTPMVVSGTHSLDMSMWLMEGKVPKSVFAQSSDKVLSEWGTKDSTFGVFTMEDGTIWSMNISWALPEVWPGSVYGLEIGIVGTDGVIDIEDTHRDVVLASNHEQGGGYVPDGYNPPPRHVDFLTSYPPGDLHNGQLWGPMREETNSWFQRIYAGQETPHATAADGHRNLLMTMAMDVSAKRGVPVALPADPEELMRELTG
- a CDS encoding NAD(P)-dependent oxidoreductase, whose protein sequence is MAQTVGVIGLGNMGRGIAKNIAQGGHRLLVWDAMADARDGLADLGQAATPADMAAQADVIIFVVPGSEQIESILPDILNAAKADLILWDFTTSDPTHTKQLAIQANEVGVGYMDAGMTGGGAKGADDGTMTLMIGGPVELFEASQPVLNSCAGELIYLGPSGAGHTMKVVHNLITHTNFLACSEAGQLAEAAGIDLADMIKVFNAGNARSFISERRFPDHILSETWDGRSRIFNLRKDVGMAVSLSKEVGSPMRIGHQTLAWIQAAVDAGMEEEDFTRMYPALGDLADK
- a CDS encoding sulfite exporter TauE/SafE family protein, with the protein product MITGFPSPIIMVAIMIVFLIAGTIKGSLGVGFPAFAMSVFPIFIDSSFGVAILAIPILLTNFMQFFTVKGWQPIVRRFLLAGSVILVTTFIVAQLAADVPSRWINIIVGLSLTLFALSSLFKLNIPAKESPHWQIGVGIVSGVIGGIAAVTAPVMVYAVALKMPREEFMAAAGFMFFTSGVGLVAGLSTASVLNNVTLSLSICAVFVSLAGFRIGAWIRPKLSERVFRTALLWTILALGLRLTLVNIL
- a CDS encoding tripartite tricarboxylate transporter permease is translated as MIETIQQLVTPWLMIMTLSGVCLGIIWGALPGLSTTMAMGLLIGLSAGMSQDASICFMLGVYTGSVFGGAISAVLINIPGTPDAVPTMIEGHQLAQRGEGGQALGMAIAASFVGGTVGIILLVTLIPVILTFALNFKSWEMFWLAVIGILVSGSMAAGTMPLKGWIAGWLGMLVAFVGLETIHAVPRFTLGSFALFDGISYVAVLIGLFGLAEIFRTLPSKDITAIPDNVGRIIPPLRILAKFTPSAIRSGVLGTFIGAIPGAGANVASFLAYDIGKRRASPAEKAKWGKGSYEALVCAETANNANIGGSMLPTLALGIPGNAAAAALLAALTLKNVSVGPTIEIDHPGLIYFIYGALFIANVMMYLAAFALIGPCVKLFSLPRGILMPLIIPVCVIGAYAVKLSIFDVWIMFGAGLAGWLLAVFKFPVAPIVLGVILAPLADENLRRSLFVFEGKSWTFVASQWIGTILMLFTAIVVIEGILRAMRAGRAIDEDAQLTGEQDG
- a CDS encoding NAD(P)-binding domain-containing protein, with protein sequence MAERVGIIGLAIMGSFYAKNLIAAGFEVCASGPLSGARERLKTHDTASLFEVYAAKQAQ
- a CDS encoding MBL fold metallo-hydrolase, producing MPAPLHGSYLHPIHRVTVGETDVTTVRDGALTMEVSPPFLLDHNAEDIAQISAAAHLPATQIENGFTPTLVNTGSKLVLFDTGFGAMGRDKGAGNLRQNLALAGYAPEDIDVIAFTHMHPDHIGGLLEDGKPAFPNAQLMIGRREFDEWFSGASIPPQRAQNRDLFLKIIAPLADQFTFLEDGSEVCSGVTAMAAFGHSLGHMMYHLESGGDRALVWGDVANHYVYSVEHPDSPVGFDDDKDMAIATRKRVLDMVHTDGILVAGHHMPFPSIGYIERGGDKYRWVPASYQHRI
- a CDS encoding carboxymuconolactone decarboxylase family protein gives rise to the protein MPFIEPLKIDATDEAQADIAWLASATGFTANSMLTLSYRPEIAKAVLDLIRAVVRTPDGTVDPALRWMVAHVTSLSNGCSYCSAHTFKNGADNGVPQDKLDAIWDFETSDLFSSAERVALRIAMTGGQCPSYATPEDMAELRTYFSDAQVVEIGAVIALFGFNNRWNALMATDVEPEVTDFLEERKYKGAKEARTTD